The DNA region AAAGATGTTACCTCGTGTGGAGAAGGGAAAGAACCACCACCAACATGGATCCCTAAACATCTAAGTAGCGAGGCCATGTCACCACTTGTTGCTTCAATTCTTTGTAGCTCTTTCTTTATCTCAGCACGATATTTCTCTTTCAGATTCTGGTTCTCCTCGTCCTGCATTAGCATTTTCAATTTAAAGATATACTTCATTCATTTAGATTTAAATACTTTGAATGTGTCCCAACTTCTATGTAATGCATTAAACAAAAAGTGATAGCAGTGCACAAGCATCATATATACCTTTCTCCTTGTTTGTCGTATTTCTTCTACACGTTCCTTTTGTCTTCTTTTATTCATCACTATCCGCATTCTTTCTGCTTTTTTTCTGTTCCTTAGCCTCCGTGCCTCCTCAGCCTAAAGTAATCGACAAGCAAACACGTCAATCTCTATCGCTCTGCAAGGTTATAACATCAACCACGTCTTCCACAACACGAGATCACCAGAAAAGAAAAAACACAAAAGAATAAACTAGTTTCAAACACAAAGATATTGTAAGAAGTTTACACAAATACTTCGATACTGATTTTCCCTAAAAGATTCCACCACAAGAGTATAATATATTGAAATGTCCCCCAGAAGATACTACTTTAAACAAGTCAGTCTCAATCGCTCTACAAGGGTACAAGTACAACATCAACCACGTCTTCCACAACAAGAGATcacatgaaaagaaaaaaaacaaaagaacaaACTAGTTTCAAATACATAGATATTTTACGAAGTTTAAACAAATAGATACTAATTCATCCCTAAGAGATTCCACCATAGGAGTATGACATATTTAAATGTCCCCCAGAAGATACTAGTAAAAACaaatagatattaatttatCCCATTACCTTTCAAGGAAAGTTGGGATCATGTAGGAGTGTTAATGGTAACCTAGGCATTACATGTGAATGAGACAATACAGGGAGCACCAATCATTCATACTTTCAGAAGAGACTATAAAACAGAATTTAAGAACCATGCTGCAAAATACCAAGTGATAGCAGTTGAGCGAGCATTTTCTCCCAAATATTGATGGACTAGGTGGCAGTAAAGAGTAGTTTCTTCCTAGATATTCTAACTTTGATGGACTAAGTGGCAAAAAGGTAGTTTCTTCATAGATGCACATTAGCTGCCCAAATATTTAGTTCATGCTATAATCCCCACTTCAAGGTAAACCAAACAAATCGGTCAAATCAGATAGTTTCTTTCAAAATGATAGAGGCAGTCAAATAAGCAAAACGGACAAAAATTACcaacaattatttattttttagcaACTACCATCAGCTATTGGGTTTGGTTGGAAATGAAACTGACAGAACGGCCCATACCTGCCTAGTTATttgaaagataaataataatcagAAAACCCTCATTCccaatttaatttctctttcCGTCATTGGCCCTCTGTATATCTAACATCATCCTCCACCCATCTATCTtcaccatagtgcaaaaatacaaTTTCGGTCACGAACTCACATCAAGGTAATGATCGCGACAAACCCTTAACAGTGAATACAAATGTTTTCATAGTTGTCTCAACCTAAATTTTAGTCGTGGTGAGCTCAAAACCTATTAAAACGGAAAATATTCTGCACTATGATCTCCACCTGTGCCTCCTCTGTCAATCTTTCTCCATAACCCATTTTCTAAAGCAAAAACTCCTATAACTATATACGTTGCTATCAATATAGTTTAGTtgcttcaaaaaaaataaaaatagatgaatatatacaataatacaaactaCATTGAAACGCCAACCTTATGCCCTAAGCTGATTATAAAAGCAATATTTCACCACCCGAATGCCCAAGAGGATGTCAGATAAACTTCAGAAGTTTAAGCATTGCTAGGCTGATTCACCAATAATTGTTTCCTTTATCAAATAAACACATTTGTTCAATTGaactaaaaattttcttttctggAATGGCGGTGAATATGGATAAATTAACCCAGTCATTACAAGGCAAAATTTTCTGTAGTATACAACAATGGTGAATGTGTTCTGAGTTGAACATCATAACACAACTCGTAACTAAAACAAATGTCCACAGTTTAAGGTGAACCCAACAACCCTAAGGTAAGAAGTGGTGTTGGTTACTAATAGATGCTATCaggaaaaatgaaaagattaCATAATGATAGGAGAGGACTGAAAACATCACTGAAGATTAGAACCACGTTAGCCATAAATTACAATTAATCCATCCTGTGTGGGTGGCTTAGGATGAGGTGTCAAATGGTGTTTATGTGTTGAAGGACAAGATGGATTGAAGAGCTCTCGGTTGCATAAGCACAAAAGTTGAAGAGCATTCACAAGAAGTCAATAAGCAGTGGCTTGAACAGCCAACAAGCAAGGGATTGCTCAAACGAGCACAATCAGGTTTTGGCATCAGTTTGGCATTTGCAATTTGCAGCTTCGGTCTTCACATTCAAGcgataaaattcaaatattttctttatttataacCCTATTTTATTTAGGactcattaaaatataaatacaagtAAATATTCTCCGAGATATTTGACCACAAGAAACACTAACCTCAAAATTTAAGTGTTATCTTTCTATTGTAATTCTTCCAAAAAGATTCTTGCATTTAGGATCACCAGGTTttctcaaaaaataataaaagaacagTCACCAAAAGTGACTTATACTTAGTTGTGTGAGCCTCAATAAATTTTGTACGCGACTCGCAACATTATTCTTGATTGAATATTCTCTAGTGTTAAATATTCACAGAAAACACTCTACACCATTCTTAGCTTTACGATCCACTTTCGCACAGTTAATCTTGATTAAGCAAAGATCATATTTGTTCACTCATTAAGAAAGCATGGTCCAACAAATCGGTGAGTTAAACCTATTATAGgttcatagtgtaaaaacaagttCACATCGCATCGATCAAGTTGTAatggttttcaaaacaaatgaaCCGACATTTCCCGTTTTGAAACGGTGTGAAGAAACCGTGTTTTGGGCCATATCAAAAAAATCTTATAATTCGACCGATATTAGGCGTTACCATGACCTGTTACCGCATCAACGTTCTGTTACCGCATCAGCGAACATTACGGCATGTTTACACTATGAAAAATGTTAGACTAAATCAGTGAATTATTCACACATACatgaaaaaatagaaaaaaaagataaaaaaaatactcccaaGATGGACAAATGAGTAAGATGGTAGCGCAAAAACCTTTCATGTACATGGAACATCATAATACAAATCGAGATGAAACCATTGGAGGAATAGTGCTTACCAGAATTCTAATGTCATGCAAACCTAGCTAATTATGCGTAACAAGAGAATTTCTAACATGAAATGGGCATCTTACTTACCAAGAAAAAGTGTGAAGAATGCAAGATTGATTGTATGTCAAGCAACTATCTAGAACAATTACAGCTAAATTCTAAAACCTTTGACCTATATCCCCtactagtataattttttttaaaactaaaactgCGTACGGCCTAGCCCATGAACAAAAAACAAGTAATGAAATGAATTCCAAGTTTTAAATCTCACTCTAATCTCTAATCCCAACACTCCGTAGTGCTTTACTAGGACTCCATAGAAAGCTTTTAGAGAAACTCACTCTTATTGACTTATTGTGGCAACTCATGTGTCTTTGATGCTTTATTTAACTACAAACTACTTGACATGGACAAAATTTTGCCAAGggaaatttaaatatcaatatccACATGGTCAAATGTCAAACCAATGTCACATTATTCGTTAATTCCCTTGCAAATCGCAAACTAAAAAGCGAATAATGATAAGTTCTAGGCTATTTTTGAGCCATTTTTAAATAAATCGAGAATTCAAAAGGCAAATTAGCAAGCGAGTAATGTTACATTGTGTCAAACACATTTTGTGCTCAAAAGCATATAACACATGGTAAAATGCTAACGCACAAACCAAAATTTCAAAgggtaattaaaaaaataagaaaaactcaATGACTTGCTCGATTAAGCTTTGTCCTTTACCACTTACGAATTTTAAGTTTAATGAGCTATCCATGTTCAACTCACATCAATAACTACAGATACGGGATACTCAAATCAAATAAATACGGACCTGTGATTAGTGAAAATAACTTCAGCTAACTAAGTTCAGGTTTAGACAAGTTAGACAATTTCTGGGATTCCCCTCATTTGATCACAAAAGgatcaaaaaatattataatacccCATACTTGGCAAGGAGTATTATGTAAAGCCAAATACAGACAAACAGAAAGCATCACACTTAAGCCTCTTCTGAAGCAAAGGGCAAGAAcaagcaaataaaaaaattataaattttactaGTGAATTGTATAAATCAATAAAAGCATCAAAGAAGCAAACCTCTCGCATCAACTGCAACTTCCTAGCTGCCAATTCTTCTTCCATGGCATGTTTGTATTCCACGGTCTCCTTGATCTTCTGTCTATCTATAATTGTTTCAACCTGGTCAGAAGAAAATGCTGCTGCACTTCCATGACAACTAGATGCATCATCTGAAGGTACAGGCCGGATTCCAGCATCTTTATGTCGAACAAACAAATCAGTGTGACTGCTTTCAACATCTTGCATCTTAGCATTAGAATTCTGCTGACACATAAAATTTTCAGCAGGCTTCCCTGCAGGTTCATGAAAATCATCCACAAACACCGTATCTTTTACTATAAATTGCTCATCAATATGGGAACCAGAACATTCAGGGGCACAAGtcatatttcttttgttttgatcAGCACCGGAAGTAACACCATCATCATTTGTACTTGTAGCATGCCCATTCATCTCCAAATGATCATAATACTGCTCGCAAACCCTAACTCCAACAGAAAACTTCTGggggaaaacaaaacaaaaatcatcaaaatcgTAATGTTGATAACGATTTCTTACGTCACTTTTCGGACCAGTAAATGTTACGTTTTCAACCGTATCTTCAGCATTTTCATGATCCAGATGTTTGCATGTACTTGTAAAATGATCATCCGTTTCCATGGGATCATTATCCTGCTCTGGAATCTTACTTCCATTATACAACTTCTTAGAACCATCAAACACattgtcatcatcattatgCAGAGAACAATTTCGAGCATTCCTTTGCTGACTAGAGGGATCTACATCAAtaccttctttagagttatcaTGAAAAGGATATTTAGGTTCTGGAGAGCCAGCTTTATCTTCAAAATCTGAAAAAACACTTCTGGCATTATTTCTTCTTCTGTAAGAGGCTTTTTTCCACTGTTCACGAAGTTCTTCAGAAGATCCTACCATTAACTCACAATCAGAACATTCACTTTCAGAAGAACATCCTTCAGAATCAAGCTTTCGTCCATACTGATTACAAGAAACACATCGCTTAAACTCCGAAAGTTTTACAGGCGTGTTCCCTTCATTACTAAATAAGCCACCTACATCAGCAAAAGCACTTGTTGAGGGCTCAGCTACTTCTGGTGAGCTCTGCTCATCACTAGGCATTGCATCGCTATATGTATGAAATGATCCATCTACTCTATCACCACCATTAGCTCCTTTAGCATTATCATGAACAGGATGACTAGGTTTCGGAGAGCCAGCTTTATCTTCAAAATCTGTAAAAACACTTCTGAAATTATTTCTTCTTCTGTAATAGGCTTTTTCCCACTGTTCACGAAGTTTTTCAGGAGATCCTACAATCAACTCACAATCAGAACAGTCACCTTCAGAAGAACATCGTTCAGAATCAAGCTTTTGTCCATACTGATTAATAGAAACATTTTGTCCAGAGCAAGTTTGCTTAGACTTTGTAAGTTCAACACGCCTATTTCCTTCATCACTAAATAAGCCACCTACATCAACAAAAGCACAAGTTGAGGACTCAGCTACTTCTGGGGAGCTGCATCTTTCACTTGGCAACGTATCACTATTTGTATGAAATGCTCCATCTACTCTTTCACCATCACTACCTTCATTAGCATTATCGTGAACAGGATGACTAGGTTCTGGAAAGCCTGCATATTTTCTTCTCCTGTGAAAGGCTTTTTTCCACTCTTCACGAAGTTTTTCAGGAGATCCTACCATTAACTCACAATCAGAGCAGTCACTTTCAGAACAACCTCCTTCAGAATCAGGCTTATGTCCATACTGACTTCTAGAAGCACTTTGTCCAGAATAAGCTCGCTTAGACTTAGAAAGTTTTACTGGCATATTTCCTTCATTACAAAATAAGCCACCGACATCAACAAAAGCACTTGTCGAGGGCTCAGCCGCTTCTGGTGGGCTGCATTCATCACTTGTCATCGCATTGATATTTGTACGAGATGCTCCATCTACTCTTTCACCACAACTACTACCACCGCTACCAACATCATAATCATCAATGCAAATTGCATGCTTTGGGTTTTTTCTGAACTTTTTCTGGAAGGATTCGGGAACATCGAGAATGAAAACATCGCCAAAAAGTTCAGAATCTACATCAATAAGAACAATATTATCCCTTTTCTTCCTAGTTGTGCATCCTCTCAAATTTCTATTATCAAAAAGATTTTTAGGCAAAGAATTGTCACTGAATGCTTGAGCAGTACTCATTGGTCTTCCTAATCAAAAAGCAAAAGACAAAGATAAATgacaacatttatttaaataccAACAAGGATAACGTCAGCAACAGATTTAAAACTCAATTTTCTTAGCCAGATGTACATTTGAGCAGTAACTGAGTTAGACTAATATTTGATTTGCAATCACTCGAGTTAAACCAATCCGAAATTTGCAAATATGCTTAGCAATTCGCAAGAGAATAGAAAAAAGATCATCACAACAACAAACACCCGCGCAATCAAATCAAAAATCCTGAACATGAAACAACTTCGACCCACTGTTATTTCAGTTGTGCAattgataaaataaagttaaattagTATTCAGTTGAATGATCTCTAAATAAATTACCCCTAAAATGCACTGAAATCATGCAAGATTCTTACTTCCAACAATCAATAAACCTAAAAGCTTCACTAATCATCGCATTAAATTAAGTTTATAAGATACAAAACCAAGAAATAGTCTAAATAACTAGAAAGGGATTACTTAACGAGAAAGACACGCAACCCTAATCGCCGGAGGAAAATAtaatcatcaaacaaaactcttAATAAATTACAACATCAAACCCTAAAGACGTAAATTACGGCTAAGTGAAACCAACAATCgcaaaaaccaaaaattagaaAACCCAAAAATTGTAGTAATGGATATGGTATGAAATCTGAAAATTGCATGATtacatacaaaacaaatcagaggtataaataattataaaaaaaaattaaaaattaccaaTTAATTAACGAGTTGCTGGACTAAAAATAGAGAAAGCATgcagaagaggaagaggaagaaggacAAATTTGAAATCGAGAAAAAAACATTAGTAATCGAACAAGAGAGAGAAAGGAAAAGGGGATGTATGTAATGTgtatatgaaaattgaaaatgaagacGTTTCAATCACCCAATACTTTGGCTAGTTTCCAGTTTTGACTTTTGAGATCTTTCTTCCAAGATAAGCGTTTACCCATCCACTATCCAATATTACATACCGAATACCAACTAAAAATTCCCAATTAATCACCATGTTTTAAAATCactataaaaagacaaaataaatatcaataaaataaatagaattaaaaaaattaaattaaaatcctaTAAACTCTAATCTATTAAATTCATCCACATAAAGTGATTTGTCAATATTACAAACCACCGTTATTTACCTAGATTATCTCAGTATGAACTATCTAGCAAATTCTCATATACTCCCTTTCTTAAAtagatctatttttaatttgtttgacaAATGGTTGATAGTCGTAGTTGTTGAcataaattattgattattataacCAAGTGAATGTATTGGTCTGATAAGTCTATTAAGCTAGTTATTTAAGTCATTTGTTAAGGATATATTTGATAAGAAAGTTTATTTGTTATTGATTgtttaaaataataagtttttTATTCCGACTTAAAGATCAtttattaaacatttttttaattatttgactAATTAGAAAGCCAAAACTTAAAATTCAACCAAAATAATATAGTTAATTAAGAATCACCCTATTTCCTTTGACCTACTTTGTAAGTAAAGTAAACATCTTATTTATGTTTGGATTAAGAGTGGAAGTTTGTGGTATAAATAGATagtattaattaagaaaataaaaactatCAAGTATGTAATTACAAGAAAGTGATTGTTGTAACCTGACAAATTAttctacacaaattcttatgacacacagtctctttgagagatcattTCTAATTGGACtgatttattgtatttttaaaaaaaattataagtagacattaagaatgatgtaagtagacatttaagatattaaaagtaggcatcaAGGATACAGTAAGCAACCATTAAGGAAAATgtaataagtaggcattaaaatatacgataaatagacattaatctttaatagatTAGGCTTAAGATACGTCTTTTAAAGAGacaatctctcaagagactagccgATTATTCTAAGGTATTGTGTTTGTTCCTATTTGATGTTTCTATTTCTTATTTTAGGTAGGTTTTTTTATTGTTCTAAATAATCCTTCAACTTACTTCCTTTGATTAAGAATTGCTGCATTTCTTATTTTCACACTATTCAAATTTCAAAGTTGATTTGAATCTTAATATATTAAAGTGCATATgattaaaatatacaaaaaattaataatatacattaatacgaatcaaacaagatatcacATAACTacgttttttaatatatagagAATAAGAAGTAAataaatatcatttattattagtagtagctATTCAAGTGTGTAAGTATAAAATTGacttaattaacaatattttttaatctacaccactttttaattttctattcaCAAGTTCATACTACTCTCCGCACTACTTAATTACACTTCCTAACTCCcacttttttaatttaaaattatatataattttaatatacactaaatccatataaaatttttcACATTCAATCGCAACAACCATTACTAGAAGTACCATATTacaattttcattaatttaacTTTCAATTGTCTTTTACATGTCCATTTTAAAACCATaaaacaatcaataaaaatcttatcaattattaattaatttcatgCTCATGCCAATCAACCAACCGATGAATAGGTTAATAGTTCGGAAAAGAGGCAgcgaaaattaaaattcaattcCTCTTAAGAAATTCAGTATATACTCCAACTGAGACAATTGTTGTAGACTCGGAAAGACCAAGAATAGTCTTAGAATGATATGATTAACGGTCAAATACAAGGATGTTTAAAAAGAAGCCATCATCTTCACTGCAGCCTGTATGTGTCTACTTTCGACTAAATTTACAGGCTGAACAATAAAGTTTAGACTTAATTTGTCCAAATCATGATGAATGGTGCAAATCAGTGATTAATTTGCACAGTAATATACCCAATGAAGAACTAAATGAATGGAGAAAAGGGGATTATCGAGCAAATGCAATGGCCATGCTTATTCTCGGACATCTAAGGAAGGACTGGCGGTGCAATTAGCCGGGTGTTATAAGAGTAGCAATGCCTGCATTTCTGGCCTATGATGTGAAAGTACACCTCTGTTGTATCATTGCAGTCATTACAAAGAATCCAAACCTGCACCAAAAGTAGAACCCAAATGCTTAGTAAGATATTGTAATATGTCCCTTATTTCGATGATCCCAAAGATCTATAGTTATTTGATTCCGGATTATAATGGGTTACACTAAAACGGATTTATGTGTAGTTGCACACGATGTTTGCTATCACGGGCAATTAGAAACAACCTTTTTGCTATCACTAATAAAAGTTTAACAAGGGTAAGATTGCATATATCTAACTACCCCATACTCCACCCTAGGTGGGGGCTCCATTAATTGTATTGGGTTAacagcccgtttggttagtgatattaaatagtggtaatggcaatgatttatagtgtaaaattttatcaaaagttccatgtcattcccatggtaatgaaactttgatcacaaaaaagtttttttgtttacaaatttccattaccacctaataccgctatctctcaatggtaatgcattcaaataaattttatgaagaaaatgagatgattgaagttgaacaagcatcgtcatcaaggtagccaacagatttttcaaccaaaattacactaattttcattcccattaacaccttttattaccacctaccaaatggGCCGTAAGAGTAATGGAATGAAAAGGAACGGAAATTTCCTGAACAAAACGACTTTCAAGTTACTACTCAATTGCGATACATGATCATATCGAACATTGAAAACTCGAAGAAGTAGCATTACCTTCTTGTTACGATAATCCTCTGGCATGGTGGTTGCTTCAATCTGGCAATACAAAAAAGtataagaaaagaaagaaagagtgAACGTAATGGAGAGCGAAGTGTAGCTCTAACGGAATAGGAAAGTATTGAACTACAAGGAGGCAAAACATTGCAGGTTATGTTTCTCGTATTAAACGAAATCTTACTTCATTAGGATGAATATAGCGACCTTACCTCCTCGTCTAATCTCTTCCAGGTTCTAGACATGTCTATTACTGATTTTGAGCATATAGGGCAGCAATACCTGCAAAAAGGATCAAGCCTCATACTAAAAGTACAAAGAAAAAATCAATCTATAAAGCGACTTGCCTTAAGGACCAAGAATGCTTACTTGTCACGTTTCACCATCTCATCGTAGCATTCATAATGCATTGTATGCCCACATCTCAACACAGTGGTGTCTTTCAGTGAGTCAAAAAGATACTTGAACAAAAAGGAGAAGCTATTAGATCAATTACTATTTTAGGCAACCAAAGAAGAGTGAATTCTAAAAATAGAATCGGATTATGATCGACAGACCTCGTAACAAATGGGACAGTGATGGTGCATTGAATTCTCTACGCACATATGATTGTTTCGTAAAGCTACAGAGTAGCAAGATCCTGGAGAAATGTTCAAAGATGAAATAATGCTACTTATAAGAAATGTAGGGTGATCAAATATAATATGCGATGAAAAAGGAGATAAATGACTCGATACAAACCAGATGAATGAAAGCCTGAATATAAATTTTCACCCAAAGAAACACGCTAAAACGAAGTACATGCAAGACCACAAAGAAGCATCAGATTGATTCCAATTCAGACCCAACAAAGCCATTTGTCCTTGACCTGGCTTACACCAGTTCAAGCAGCGCCATATATTGCTCGATATGCGAAACAAAACACCTAAACCATCATTTCTTTCTCAAAAACTCTTTCGGATCCTTGCCTTATTCAATCCAAGGCATTCGAGGGGAGTATCTTTCGATCAAAATCCTATTTGGTTTACATATATACATCTAAAGCATGGCCCACATAAAAGTAAGGCATATATTCgaatttgatataaaaaaacCCGCATAAGAGGCTTATATTCCGGTTTTTAGGTACAGAAGCCTTTGATTGATCAAGCAAACGACTTCTTTCCTTAATCCGACACTCTTATTGCAATCACTTAAGCTCAACAGAATAATATGGAGTGATCTTTAATAAGTTTATGTTCGATGCTATTTTCCCTAATTTATATAGTTCGGGCGAGTTGTAGGCTTATTTTTGACGAGGTTTATGCTCATTTGTATTTTGAAGAGAAGTGATTAGAGCTCATTTGGTGAAGCAACAAGCCGGTCGTATAAGGCAACTTGTCCCTTCTTTGAAGGCAACAACATGCTGCCTAACATCTGCATCACCATTTCATGAATAAGGTTACAAGTCGTCGAAAGCCAAGCTTCGACTTGTTGCCTCGACAAGCCAGCAACAACACTGAGCTCTCGCATGTAAGAGCTCACACACCACAAGCCAAGCCCTAAACGCAATCTACGAGGTGCAACCAATGAACTATAAGACCTGACTTACAGCTTGATATAAAAGTCACTGAAAAGATACAAGCCA from Amaranthus tricolor cultivar Red isolate AtriRed21 chromosome 3, ASM2621246v1, whole genome shotgun sequence includes:
- the LOC130809391 gene encoding uncharacterized protein LOC130809391, producing MSTAQAFSDNSLPKNLFDNRNLRGCTTRKKRDNIVLIDVDSELFGDVFILDVPESFQKKFRKNPKHAICIDDYDVGSGGSSCGERVDGASRTNINAMTSDECSPPEAAEPSTSAFVDVGGLFCNEGNMPVKLSKSKRAYSGQSASRSQYGHKPDSEGGCSESDCSDCELMVGSPEKLREEWKKAFHRRRKYAGFPEPSHPVHDNANEGSDGERVDGAFHTNSDTLPSERCSSPEVAESSTCAFVDVGGLFSDEGNRRVELTKSKQTCSGQNVSINQYGQKLDSERCSSEGDCSDCELIVGSPEKLREQWEKAYYRRRNNFRSVFTDFEDKAGSPKPSHPVHDNAKGANGGDRVDGSFHTYSDAMPSDEQSSPEVAEPSTSAFADVGGLFSNEGNTPVKLSEFKRCVSCNQYGRKLDSEGCSSESECSDCELMVGSSEELREQWKKASYRRRNNARSVFSDFEDKAGSPEPKYPFHDNSKEGIDVDPSSQQRNARNCSLHNDDDNVFDGSKKLYNGSKIPEQDNDPMETDDHFTSTCKHLDHENAEDTVENVTFTGPKSDVRNRYQHYDFDDFCFVFPQKFSVGVRVCEQYYDHLEMNGHATSTNDDGVTSGADQNKRNMTCAPECSGSHIDEQFIVKDTVFVDDFHEPAGKPAENFMCQQNSNAKMQDVESSHTDLFVRHKDAGIRPVPSDDASSCHGSAAAFSSDQVETIIDRQKIKETVEYKHAMEEELAARKLQLMREAEEARRLRNRKKAERMRIVMNKRRQKERVEEIRQTRRKDEENQNLKEKYRAEIKKELQRIEATSGDMASLLRCLGIHVGGGSFPSPHEVQAAYKRACLKFHPDRISATDLRQQVEAEETFKLISNMKDKFLSK
- the LOC130809392 gene encoding E3 ubiquitin-protein ligase MIEL1, which produces MEGSANERLDFGKMGYGCQHYRRRCMIRAPCCNEIYPCRHCHNDATSMLRNFIDRHELNRYDVKQVVCSVCDTEQPVAQVCTNCGVKMGEYFCEICKFFDDDTDKMQFHCDDCGICRVGGRENFFHCKKCGSCYSVALRNNHMCVENSMHHHCPICYEYLFDSLKDTTVLRCGHTMHYECYDEMVKRDKYCCPICSKSVIDMSRTWKRLDEEIEATTMPEDYRNKKVWILCNDCNDTTEVYFHIIGQKCRHCYSYNTRLIAPPVLP